The genomic region AGAGTCGATAAAAAATGCAGGTAGGCTTATACAAGAAGGTAACGCACAGGCTGTAAAGCTAGAAGGTGGAATTGAAATTATCGATAAAGTTGAGGGTATAATTAACGCTCAAATACCTGTAATGGGTCATCTTGGCTTGACTCCTCAATCGGTAAATATCGTTGGAGGGTATAAGGTTCAAGGTAAATCAGAAAAACAGGCTCAAAAGTTAATAGATGATGCACTAGCTTTAGAGAAAGCAGGCGTGTTTGCTATCGTATTAGAGTGTGTACCTGCTGAACTAGCTGAAATTGTAAGTGAAAAACTTAAAATCCCTACTATAGGCATTGGCGCAGGGAATAAAGCAGACGGCCAAATCTTGGTATATCAAGACATGCTTGGAATGTATAGTGATATGGCTCCAAAGTTTGTTAAACAATATGCTAACGTCGGTGGGCAAATGGAAACAGCTGTAAAAGATTATATAGAAGAAGTTAAAGAATCCAATTTTCCTCAAAAAGAGCATTCGTTTACCATAAAAGAAGATGTTCTAAAAAAGCTTTACTAATATTAGCGGAGGTTTAACATGAAAATCATTAATTCAATTCATGATATGCAGACATTTTCTCAGCAACAAAAGTCAGACGGAAAAAAAATCGGCTTTGTTCCTACAATGGGATTTTTGCATAAAGGGCACTTAAGTTTAGTTGAAGAAGCAAAGAAAAGAAATGAGATTGTAGTAGTAAGCATATTTGTTAATCCTACTCAGTTTGGCGAGGGTGAAGACTTCGATATTTACCCAAAGGATTTCGAAAGAGACAAGGAAATGTTAGAAAATATGGAGGTAGATGTTATTTTCTATCCGACTGTTGACGAGATTTACCCTAAGTCTTATAATACTTATGTTGATGTTTATGGGGTGACCGATAAGTTGTGTGGCGCTTCAAGACCGGGTCATTTTAGAGGGGTTACTACAGTAGTATCTAAGCTCTTTAATTGTGTACTTCCCGACAATGCATATTTTGGTTTAAAGGATGCACAACAGGTTGTTGTTATCTCTAAGATGGCAAGGGAACTTCATTTCCCTGTAAATATAGTCCCATGTCCCATAGTTAGAGAATCCGATGGATTAGCATTAAGTTCTCGAAATGTAAATTTGACAAAAGAGCAGAGAGAGCATGCCACTGTACTTTATAAATCGTTAAAAAAGGCAGAGGAAATGATAGAGGATGGTTGTTTAGATGCAAATCAGATTAAACAAGTTTTAAAGGATGAAATAACAACTTATCAAGAGGCTAGGCTTGATTATATAGAGGTTGTGGATTTTGATACACTTGAAGATGTAAAAACTATACAGGGTAAAACCCTGCTAGCTTTGGCAGTTAAAATCGGCAAAGTTAGACTGATAGATAATTTAATAGTGGAGGTGTAAATACTATGTTACTAACAATGTTTAAATCAAAAATTCATAAAGCAACTGTTACGGAAGCGGATTTGAATTATGTAGGAAGTGTTACTATTGATTCAGATTTGATGAAAGCTGCAAATATACTTCCTCACGAAAAAGTACAGATTGTTAATAATAACAATGGTGCCAGACTAGAGACATATGTTATAGAGGGGGAGCCAGGCAGTAAGGTTATATGTTTAAATGGTGCAGCAGCTAGGCTAGTTCAACCAGGAGATAACGTAATCATTATTTCTTACTGTCAAGTTGATGAAAATCAGGCAAAGGCCCACGAGCCTACTATTGTTTTCGTTGACGAAAAAAACAACATCCAAACTGTAGAAAATGGTGAAAAGCACGGCGAAAAAAGATAGCTAATAAACTCAAAAAAGTATCCAGCAGGATACTTTTTGTTTGTTACTGTTTGAATTTAGGTGGCACAATTAACCAGTCTTTTTTCTTCATAAGTTTTAAAAGATTTCTTCCGGAATCAACACACTGAGAATGGAATTTAACAAATTGGGTAGCAAGATCTTCGCGAGTAAAAGATGCCATGGCACCACTAAGACCAATTAGCCCACCTTTTATTTCACCTGTCAAATATTGAGCAATCTCAATATCCTCATAAAAAGATCCTGCAGGAAGATCACCTTTAATGCTTGGTTTTGAACTAAAAGAATTTTCCAAGGAAATCCCCTCTTGTTCTAGCATTGACTCCATTTGTTCGAGAATAGGGGCATCCACCTTATTAATTTTTGTAGTTAAATATTTCTTCAAATCTTCATCCTTGGCGTGATTTAACATAATTTTGTTAGCGTTTATAGTGAGTTTCATTGTCATTGCACTTTCCCAAAGGACTGTTGCCTCCATAATATTTAAAGGGTCTTTACTCAAACTGTCTCTCTCCTTTTACGGTATTTTGTTTTAGTTTAACCTAAAATAAAAAGAACTATTTATCGCAGAGTCAACTGGCTTTAGACCTTAGCAGTTTGTAAAAAAGCCCATTAATAAAATTTAGGAGCCAAGAGCTAGTAAAAGCTAAATTTGGTGTTAGAAAGGCAACACTCACTGATGGACTTTCACTTTATTATTACATATTGTCTTGATGTTAAGTTTTGGATTGTTTTCTGTTATAATAGTTAATAGTCGTAGATAATTTCAAAATGAAGACTTTAAAATCAAACAAATAATCTAACCCCTTTTGTTAAAGGTTAGGTTAAAGAAAAAGTGGTTATCTGTAAAGGTAGAAAAGTTTTGTAGCACCAAGTTAGGTTGGGGAGGGATAGAATTATGGAAAGCTGTGGATGTAGTCAGTGTACTCAACAATATTGTTCTAAAAAGGTATCTATATTTCAAGGTCTAAACATAGAATACTTATCAAAAATAAGCTCTAAAGTAAATCATAAGACATTTAAAAAAGGCGAAGTCATTTTTATGCAAGGTGATACAACACAAAATCTATATATAGTTAATAGTGGGAAGATAAAAATCTTTAAAGATACCCCCTCAGGAAAGGAACAGATTTTATATATCCTATCCGATGGCGATACCATAGGTGAGCTAAGTCTTTTGAAAAAAGAAACAATAAATTACAGTGCGGTGGCTATGGAGAAAACTCGGGTTTGTGTACTGACAGGTCATCATTTTCAGGAAGTCATTACTCAAAACCCTGACATCATAGTCAAGGTGATGGAAACAGTTGGGGATAGACTGCAAAAGGTAGAAAGCTTAGTACAAAGCTTAGGCACAAAAGATGTAGAGGCAAGGCTTGCTCAAACTTTAGCTAGCTTAGCAGAAGAATTCGGTACAGTTAATAATTCCGGGATCAAACTAACCCTTCCTATGTCTAGGGAAGAACTATCTAACTATGTTGGAGTGGCTAGAGAGACTATAAGCCGAAAGCTTGGAGTGCTACAAGACGCAGGACTTATAGAGCTAATTTCAAATAAAAAAATTATTATTAAAGACTTAGAAAAGCTTAAAAAACATTCTTCCCAAGAATAGGGGGATACAAATGTCAGATAAAGTTATTATAGATTGGGATAAGGAAGAACAAAAAATCGAAGAAGAATATAAAAAAAAGATGAACCAATTAAAGCAGCGAAAAAAAGAAAGCCAAATGGTAGGAACTATTTTGGCTAAAGGAGTACTTCCGGTTTTGGTGATGGAGGTCGTCTCTCGTAGTCCTAAAAATGGCAACGAAATTTCTGTAGAAGTAGGAGAGATTACTGCTGGAAAATGGGTCCCTAGCACTGGAGGAATCTATCCAATACTAAAAAAGATGGAAAAAAAAGGTTATATGGTTTCAAACTGGGATGATCCAGATAAAAGAAACAAAAAAAATTATGAAATTACAGAAACGGGTTTAACAGAACTTGCTAATCAAAGAAATGAACTGCTATCAAGTCTTAAACAAACAAAGTTAATCTTTGAAGGAATTGAAAAATATATTATGTCGGAATAAAGCTGATTCTTAATAAAAGAGTTAGCTTTTTTTTGAACCATAATTACCGGATTTGACATATATTATCACTAGTGATAATATAGATGAAAGTATATCAGTAGTGATAATATATGATAGTGAGGTGTAGGAGTTGAGGTTTAAAATAAAAGAGCCGGTTAGTACATTGACCCATCTTATTACCTGTATCTTAGCAGTTATCGGTACAGTGTATTTGATTACAAATGCCAGAGGGGATGCTGTAAAAGCAATATCCATGGCCATATATGGAGTTAGCTTAATTGCATTATATGGGGCAAGTTCTGCATATCATTGGGTTAAATCAACGGAAAGAGTAGAAAAAACTTTAAAGAAAATAGACCACCTGGCCATTTTTGCTTTAATAGCTGGTACCTATACTCCAGTTTTTATGTATGGACTAGAAGGACCTTGGCGGGTAGCAATGCTTTCTACTATCTGGGGGTTAGCCTTAGCTGGAATGGTAGTAAAGTTCTTTTTCATAAATGTTCCTAGGTGGGTATCTTCGGTTATCTACTTAAGTATGGGGTGGATAGCAATTGTGCCATTTTACCACTTAATTCAAGTTTACGTAACTGAGGTAATTGTACTAATGATTCTAGGTGGTGTGTTCTATTCTGTTGGTGCTATAGTTTATGCAAAAAAATGGTTCGACTTTATACCTAATAAGTTTGGCTTTCACGAAAACTTTCACTTATGGGTGATGGCTGGCAGTATAGTCCATTTTATTATGATAGCGCTATTTATCTTGCCTTTATAACTAATATAACTATAAAACAAAAAAATCACACATTTGCTTATAGCAAATGTGTGATTTTTTTATTCATCTATTTCTTCAAAAAGCTCTTTGCCAACCCCACACTCAGGGCACTCATAATCGTCAGGCAACTTTTCAAAGGGTGTGCCAGGCTCAGCAACACCTTCTTCACCCTGCTTTGGGTCATAAACATACTCGCATACTGTGCAGCGCCATTTCTTCATTATATTCACCTCCATTCTCATCTAAAAAAAGGAAAATATATTCCTGTGGTAAAAAAGTATATCATAAGATAAAATGAATTTAAAGGAAAATATAGCAAAAGGAGAGGTTTTAATTGAATTTAACAAGTTCCAAAATAGCTAATATTGTATCTGGTAAATTAGTCGGGGAAAAAAATATCTCTATTGATTATATATATTATGATGTTTTAAAGCAGGATAATCCTAAAACACCTTTTTTATATATTCCATATATAAATAGTTATAGAAACATAGACAGCACAAATTTTATTTCAAAAATGGCTGCAAAAGGAGCCAAGGGTGTATTGCTAGAAGCAAATCAGCTTAACTTAGTTGAAACCAAAGATTTTTCTTTTTATATAATTGTAAAAGATCTACAAAAAGCAAGCTTGTCGCTGGCGAAATACTATAGGCAAAATCACGAGGGAAAAGTGATAGCAGTAACGGGAAGCTGTGGTAAAACAACTAGTAAAGAAATGATTGATTCGGTGCTTAAGTCAGCAAAAACGAGCTCTCTAAAAACTGTTAGAAATATAAATGGATTTGGTGGGACATCCCATGTCTTGTTTAATGCAAACAAGAAGGATTGGCTAGTAATTGAAGCTGGAGTAAATGGATTAAAAAGACTGCCTTCACTGGCTGAATCTATATCCCCAACCTACTTATTAGTTACAAACATTAGTAACACTCATTTTGATAGACTGAAGAGTCTTAAGGAAGTAGCGTACCATAAGCTTAAACTAGCTTATACCAGCACTCCCCCAGATAAAATAGTCTTAAATGGAGATGATCCCCACTTAAAACATCATATAACGGATAAAACTATAACTTTTGGCTTTGGACTGCAAAATAATTATGTTATAAAAGATATCGTTAGTTTAGGAAAGGAAGGAAGTACTTTTAAAATAAAAAAAGATGAAAAAGAGTTTGCTGTAAAGACCCCTTTACTGGGGAAACATAATGTTTTAAACGCTTGTGGTGTCTTTGCATTAAGTCACAGTATTGGTTTGCCCGTTAAGCACATAGTGTCTGGAATTAAAGCCTTCTCTGGAATCGTACACGAAAACTATGAAACAAGTAAATTAAAGGAAGTTAAAGGTGTTAACTTTTACGATGATACCCAACATTTCAATATTCCTGGACTGAAGTCTGGTTTAGAAACATTCTTTAGCTTAACACCCAATAAAGGAAATGTAATATTAGGATATGATTATAAATTTAACTCTGAAAACTTCAGCTTTAGGGAGCTTCATCTCGCGCTACTTCCATATATTAAAAAAATTAAAACTCTATATCTTATTGGAGATAAATGGCTAGAACACAAGGATTTTGTTTCAGATATAACTAATGACATACAAATAGTATCAGACTGTGAGCAACTTGCAAAATATCTAAAAGAACAACTTAAGCCGGGTGATTTTGTTTATGCTAAGGGAGATTTCCATCAACATTTAAGGAAAATTTTTCATCTTATGGAGGTATATGAAGATGTCAATTGAAAAAAGCCTCGACATTATATACTCATTTTATAACAAAGTAGGAAAAAATGTTCCTCTAGACCTTCACGATAGTGAATTTAGAAACCCTGATTTTACTAAGCAGCTTCTGTGTCGCTGCGATACCAAGTTAGATATAGGAAAAAACATTATTATAGTCGGCAGTAAAGGTAAAGGAAGCACAGCGGAAATACTTGCTGAAATTTTAAAAAGACATGGGGCTAGAGTTGGCTTGTTTAAAAGTCCTCATTTGGTAGATTTTAAGGAACGAATCCAGGTAAATGGCCAAAAAATAAGCGCAGAAGATTTTAATAGACTGACAACACAGCTAAAAGAACCTATAAATAATGTAGGAAGTAACATAAGCTGGCCAGGTTACTTAGGGCCAAATGCCATTTTATTGGCTATGGCCTTAAATTATTTTAACGAGCATCAAACTGACTATAACATTTTAGAATCTGGAAGGGGTGGGGAGTATGACGACACCTTTATGCTGGGAAGGAACATAATCTTTACCCCCATTTTTTTGGAACACAAATATAGGCTAGGAAAAACAATAAAAGATATAGCTCAAACCAAAATAAATGCACTGAACACAAAAACAACTAACGCCATATGTTCAAAACAAGTAAATGATGTGGTACTCCCACTGTTTAAAAAAAAGGCACATGAGCATAACATAAGCTCGAAGATATTCGAGCAAGACTTTAGGGTGTCCAGTGTTAAACACAATAAAACCTACACCGAAGCGAGCTTGGAAATCGAAAAGGAAATATATAATCTTAACTTTCCTCATATTCCACTATATATTATGGAAAACTTTGCAAATGCTGCAGCAGCAGCTCGCTTTTTTTGTGAAATGGATTTAAATGAAAAAAAGCTAAACGAGATGTCACACAATCTAACCCTTGACGGTCGGTGTGAAGTAATGACAGTTGAAGATAAGACCTTTATTTTCGACGGGTTGGTAAGTAGTGAATCTGCTAGGGAAGTTAGTTTATTTATAGATTCATTACCCACAAAGGGAAAAAAAGGTTGCTTGTTAGCTTTGCCAAAAGACAAAGATTTAGAAGGAGTAGTTGATGTACTTAAGTCTAAGTTTGATCTTTTAATTTTAACAAAGGCCAGCAAAACCCAATATCCATTTGAAAACACTATTTCAAGCTATAATGATATTTTAGTATCGGACAACCCAACAGATGGGCTAAAGACGCTATATAATAACAAAATAACTAACATATGTGTCTTTGGTACCCAATCTTTGTTAGGAGAAGTAAAAAAATATATTCAAACATGTTGACAATATTTATAATGGAATGTATAATTTAATCAAGAACAGTTACTAATAGCATTTAATATTATTATTTAATAAGCATCTAATATTACATAAAATATAATTAACTAAAAAAGAATAAAAAACTTGGAGGGATACATAATGGATAAAAAAACATTAGAAAATTTAAAGGAAGCATTTGCAGGTGAATCACAAGCTAATAGAAAATACTTAGCTTTTTCAAAGCAAGCAGAAAAAGAAGGACACAAAAATGCTGCAAAAATGTTTAAAGCTGCAGCCTTGGCAGAAACAATTCATGCCCATTCCCACCTAAAGGCTATGAATGGTATCAATAGTACCGAAGAAAACCTTAAAGAAGGTGTAGAAGGGGAAACATTTGAGTTTGAAAAAATGTATCCAGAAATGGTAAAAAGAGCAGAAGAAGTTGGAGAAAAGCAAGCAGCTAGATCATTTAAGTTTGCCATGGAAGCAGAGAAAGTACATGCTAACCTTTATCAAAAAATGCTAGATAATCTAGAATCAGGCGAAGAGTTTACCTTCCACCTTTGTACAATATGTGGAAATGTAGAACTAAAACCAGTTGACAAGTGCTTTATATGTGGCGCTGGTTCAAAAGCATTTGAAATAGTAGAATAGTCCCCCCTAGAGTAGTTGGTTATAGCCAGCTGCTCTTTTTTTAGTTTAATAAAGAACAAGTGCAATAATATCCTTAACTAAGTTGTTTTATAATTAAGGAGGGTCTGAAATGTCATTTTTAAAAATGCTGCTACCTATATTTCTGCTTGTAACTTTTACTGGCTGTTCGAACACGTATAGTATAGAAAGTTTGAAGGTTGATTTAGAGGAAAAGGGTTATATTGTTAGTTCTTATGAGACTGAGGAGTTTTTTATCCCAACAAAAACGAAAAGGTTGAAAGTTAACGAGGAAACTTTATACATTTATATGTTCCGCAGTAAATTAAAGATGGAAACAGCAGCAAGTCAAATTGACCCAAATGGTGCTCACTATACTTCAGGGTCCAAAGTAAAATCTGTTAGTTGGGTGAAGCCCCCTAGCTTTTATAAAAGAGGAAGGATTATAGTTCAATATTTTGGAGAAGATGAGAAAGTAATTTCAGACTTAACGGACATACTAGGGGAACAATTCGCTGGAGTCAAAAAATGATTGATGTTAATTTAAAAAAGCGCTACGTTTCAAAACGTAACGCTTTTTTAAACTAACACTTTCACTTTATTCAAAATTATATACAATAGATATAAAAGACAAAAATATCATTTATATTACGATTGTCTTAAATTTATATTCATGATATAATTAGAGTGCCGAAGTAAATAAAGGGGGTACATATATGGGAAGATTTAGGTATTTGAAAAGTTTTTTTAAGCAATATAAGTGGTATTATGCATTTGGAATCTTTTGGTTACTTGTTGTAAATGGTATCCAGATGTTTGTGCCTAGATTATTAGGTAATATAACAGATCAGTTAGCAGAGGGACTACTAGATGGCTCAGATTTAGTTAGATATGCAATAATTTTAGCTAGTATTGGTCTTCTTATGGGAGTTAGTAGAGCTTTGTGGAGAATATATATTACAGGTTCTGCTAGGAGGCTGGAATACTTTATAAGAACAAAGCTGTTTTTACATCTGCAAAAGCTGTCTCCAAGCTACTTTAATAGGATGAAAACAGGCGACATAATGGCGCACGCAACAAACGATATTAACGCAGTAAGGATGGCGTTTGGCGGCGGTATAATTATGATGACAGACGCTATTGTTTTAACTGTGATAACCACAATTTTAATGCTTGCACAAGTAGGATGGCAGTTAACTTTAATCGCTATGGTGCCTTTGCCATTTTTGGCTTTAGGCGTTGTCTCCTTTGGGAAAGTCATTCATAGAAGGTTTAAAAGGGTTCAAGCCGCCTTTTCTTCTATGACAGAGTCGGTGCAAGAAAATCTATCAGGGATTAGAGTGGTAAAGGCATTTGTACAAGAAGATGAGGAGATAAATAGGTTTAAAAAATCGGCCCAAGAGCATGTAGATAAAAACATTCATTTGATTAAAATATGGGGAGTACTACAACCGTTAGTACAAGTAATCTCGACTTTGAGCGTAATTTTGATAATTATGTTTGGTGGTATCGCCGTTATTAACGGAGATATTTCAATTGGTGACTTTGTAGCTTTCAACACTTACTTGACCCTGCTGATTTGGCCGATGATGGCTATTGGGCACGTTATAAACGTATTGCAGCGTGGCCGCGCTTCAATGGACAGGTTAAACACAATTCTAGATGAAGAGCCAGATATATATGATGGCGATAACGCCTTAGATGTTGATGTAAAAGGTGATGTAGAGATTAAGGACCTGACATTTAAATATGAAGACGGAACGGAAGCTTTAAAAAATATAAACTTAAAAATAAAAAGAGGAGAAACCTTAGCTATTATTGGCAGGACAGGGAGTGGAAAGACAACTTTAGTGAACTTATTACTTAGATTAGCGAATCCACCTAGAGACACAGTTTTTATAGATGGTGTGGATATAAACGATATAAAGTTGAAGCCTTTGCGTGAAAGTATTGGGTATGTACCACAAGATAACTTCTTGTTCTCAACAAATATTTCGGGAAATATAGCCTTTGCATTAAAAGACTACGAGCAAAAGCAAGTAGAGGAAGCGGCAAAGTTTGCTCATGTTTATGACAATATCATCGAGTTCCCGCAAAAGTTTGACACCATGATGGGAGAACGTGGGGTAACATTATCTGGAGGCCAAAAGCAAAGAGTTTCTATTGCAAGAGCAATAATAAAGGATCCCAACATTCTTATATTAGATGATAGCTTATCTGCTGTTGATACCCAAACGGAAGAAGAAATTCTAAGGCAGTTAAAAGATATCATGAAAAGCAGAACCAGCATAATAATTTCCCATCGCGTTTCTACTGTTAAAGATGCAGATGAAATCATTGTAATGGATGATGGTGAAATAGTGGAGCGTGGAAATCATGAAGAGCTTGTGGATAAAGATGGGCTTTACGCTAACCTACACTATAAGCAACAATTAGAAGAAAAACTAGGAAGCGCATAAAGGGGGGAAAGATATGGCTAATAAGAGTTTTCATGAAGAGGAAATGTTAGGAAAAGCTTATGACGGTCGGCTGATGAAAAGATTACTTAAGTATGCAGCACCATATTGGAAAGCATTTTTGGTATCTATTTTGATGTTGGCCCTTGTAACAGGGATAGAGATTGCTCGTCCATATATCGTTGCCTTAGCTATTGACGACTATATTTTTACATCCCCCATGGTAGCTTTTGAGCAGGGGGAAGAGCCTAAGGACGGAATTCAGTATAATAACAAAACATTTATAAAAGAGCGGCACTTAGATGAAGAGTACCCAGGCAGGCCCAGATACCAAATAATGGTTTATGAAGGTGAAAACTATCTAGTGCCATCGACGTTTGAAAGAGAAGAATTTACTATTGAAGAAAGACAGGGACAGGTTTTCTTTATAAATGAACACGGAGAGTTCACTGGTGATCTAATGGATGACCAGGTTTACCAAACCTTTCGGGAATATGATGTCGATGGGTTGATTAGACTAGGAACTATATTTTTAGTTGTTGTGTTACTTGGGTTTGGAGTTAACTACGCTCAGATTTATATTTTACATCGTACCGCCTTTAGGATTATTTATAATTTGAGGGTGGATATATTTTCCCACCTACAAAAGCTAAACTTAGGCTTTTTTGATAAAAGTCCAGTTGGAAGGTTAGTTACTCGTGTAACTAATGACACAGAAACTCTCAATGAAATGTTTGTCGGAGTCATGGTTAATGCTTTTAAAGATATATTTATGTTGATAGGTATTATAGTCGTAATGTTTAGCCTTGATGTACAGCTGGCCTTAATAGTTATGGCTGTACTACCTGTAGTGTTTATATCCAGCATAATATTTAGAATTAAAGCAAGGCAAGCGTATCGGGATGTACGCACAAAGCTTGCTAGGATAAACGCAAGCATTGCAGAAAACATCTCTGGTATGAAAATTGTACAGATATTTAAACAAGAAAATAAAAAGTTCAAAGAGTTTGACGATATTAACCAAGGACACCTTAAAGCTTCTTTAAGGGAAGTGAAAGTGTTTGCCATATTTAGACCGTTTATAGACGTTCTACACTATTTAGCGCTAGCACTTATAATTTGGTGGGGTGGTGGTTCAGTTATTCAAGGGGCCATACAGTTTGGTGTGCTATATGCGTTTATAAACTATATAAAGATGTTTTTCCAGCCAATAAATGCAATTACAGAGAAATATAATATACTGCAATCTGCCATGGCATCGTCGGAAAGAATATTTCAGCTTTTAGATACAGAGCCTGAAGTAGTTAACCCTGAAAAGTCAAAAGAGTTAAGGGAAGTAGATGG from Proteinivorax hydrogeniformans harbors:
- a CDS encoding hemolysin III family protein — protein: MRFKIKEPVSTLTHLITCILAVIGTVYLITNARGDAVKAISMAIYGVSLIALYGASSAYHWVKSTERVEKTLKKIDHLAIFALIAGTYTPVFMYGLEGPWRVAMLSTIWGLALAGMVVKFFFINVPRWVSSVIYLSMGWIAIVPFYHLIQVYVTEVIVLMILGGVFYSVGAIVYAKKWFDFIPNKFGFHENFHLWVMAGSIVHFIMIALFILPL
- the murF gene encoding UDP-N-acetylmuramoyl-tripeptide--D-alanyl-D-alanine ligase, whose translation is MNLTSSKIANIVSGKLVGEKNISIDYIYYDVLKQDNPKTPFLYIPYINSYRNIDSTNFISKMAAKGAKGVLLEANQLNLVETKDFSFYIIVKDLQKASLSLAKYYRQNHEGKVIAVTGSCGKTTSKEMIDSVLKSAKTSSLKTVRNINGFGGTSHVLFNANKKDWLVIEAGVNGLKRLPSLAESISPTYLLVTNISNTHFDRLKSLKEVAYHKLKLAYTSTPPDKIVLNGDDPHLKHHITDKTITFGFGLQNNYVIKDIVSLGKEGSTFKIKKDEKEFAVKTPLLGKHNVLNACGVFALSHSIGLPVKHIVSGIKAFSGIVHENYETSKLKEVKGVNFYDDTQHFNIPGLKSGLETFFSLTPNKGNVILGYDYKFNSENFSFRELHLALLPYIKKIKTLYLIGDKWLEHKDFVSDITNDIQIVSDCEQLAKYLKEQLKPGDFVYAKGDFHQHLRKIFHLMEVYEDVN
- a CDS encoding ABC transporter ATP-binding protein, yielding MGRFRYLKSFFKQYKWYYAFGIFWLLVVNGIQMFVPRLLGNITDQLAEGLLDGSDLVRYAIILASIGLLMGVSRALWRIYITGSARRLEYFIRTKLFLHLQKLSPSYFNRMKTGDIMAHATNDINAVRMAFGGGIIMMTDAIVLTVITTILMLAQVGWQLTLIAMVPLPFLALGVVSFGKVIHRRFKRVQAAFSSMTESVQENLSGIRVVKAFVQEDEEINRFKKSAQEHVDKNIHLIKIWGVLQPLVQVISTLSVILIIMFGGIAVINGDISIGDFVAFNTYLTLLIWPMMAIGHVINVLQRGRASMDRLNTILDEEPDIYDGDNALDVDVKGDVEIKDLTFKYEDGTEALKNINLKIKRGETLAIIGRTGSGKTTLVNLLLRLANPPRDTVFIDGVDINDIKLKPLRESIGYVPQDNFLFSTNISGNIAFALKDYEQKQVEEAAKFAHVYDNIIEFPQKFDTMMGERGVTLSGGQKQRVSIARAIIKDPNILILDDSLSAVDTQTEEEILRQLKDIMKSRTSIIISHRVSTVKDADEIIVMDDGEIVERGNHEELVDKDGLYANLHYKQQLEEKLGSA
- a CDS encoding PadR family transcriptional regulator, producing the protein MSDKVIIDWDKEEQKIEEEYKKKMNQLKQRKKESQMVGTILAKGVLPVLVMEVVSRSPKNGNEISVEVGEITAGKWVPSTGGIYPILKKMEKKGYMVSNWDDPDKRNKKNYEITETGLTELANQRNELLSSLKQTKLIFEGIEKYIMSE
- the panB gene encoding 3-methyl-2-oxobutanoate hydroxymethyltransferase; this translates as MSKFSVSSFAKAKKKGEKITMLTAYDYSTAKLFDNAGIDALLVGDSLGMVMLGYDDTLKVTVDDIVHHSKAVARGCKNAMVVADMPFLSYHVSKEESIKNAGRLIQEGNAQAVKLEGGIEIIDKVEGIINAQIPVMGHLGLTPQSVNIVGGYKVQGKSEKQAQKLIDDALALEKAGVFAIVLECVPAELAEIVSEKLKIPTIGIGAGNKADGQILVYQDMLGMYSDMAPKFVKQYANVGGQMETAVKDYIEEVKESNFPQKEHSFTIKEDVLKKLY
- a CDS encoding ferritin family protein, translated to MMDKKTLENLKEAFAGESQANRKYLAFSKQAEKEGHKNAAKMFKAAALAETIHAHSHLKAMNGINSTEENLKEGVEGETFEFEKMYPEMVKRAEEVGEKQAARSFKFAMEAEKVHANLYQKMLDNLESGEEFTFHLCTICGNVELKPVDKCFICGAGSKAFEIVE
- a CDS encoding Crp/Fnr family transcriptional regulator, with product MESCGCSQCTQQYCSKKVSIFQGLNIEYLSKISSKVNHKTFKKGEVIFMQGDTTQNLYIVNSGKIKIFKDTPSGKEQILYILSDGDTIGELSLLKKETINYSAVAMEKTRVCVLTGHHFQEVITQNPDIIVKVMETVGDRLQKVESLVQSLGTKDVEARLAQTLASLAEEFGTVNNSGIKLTLPMSREELSNYVGVARETISRKLGVLQDAGLIELISNKKIIIKDLEKLKKHSSQE
- a CDS encoding DUF3231 family protein; its protein translation is MSKDPLNIMEATVLWESAMTMKLTINANKIMLNHAKDEDLKKYLTTKINKVDAPILEQMESMLEQEGISLENSFSSKPSIKGDLPAGSFYEDIEIAQYLTGEIKGGLIGLSGAMASFTREDLATQFVKFHSQCVDSGRNLLKLMKKKDWLIVPPKFKQ
- the panD gene encoding aspartate 1-decarboxylase, with translation MLLTMFKSKIHKATVTEADLNYVGSVTIDSDLMKAANILPHEKVQIVNNNNGARLETYVIEGEPGSKVICLNGAAARLVQPGDNVIIISYCQVDENQAKAHEPTIVFVDEKNNIQTVENGEKHGEKR
- the panC gene encoding pantoate--beta-alanine ligase; the encoded protein is MKIINSIHDMQTFSQQQKSDGKKIGFVPTMGFLHKGHLSLVEEAKKRNEIVVVSIFVNPTQFGEGEDFDIYPKDFERDKEMLENMEVDVIFYPTVDEIYPKSYNTYVDVYGVTDKLCGASRPGHFRGVTTVVSKLFNCVLPDNAYFGLKDAQQVVVISKMARELHFPVNIVPCPIVRESDGLALSSRNVNLTKEQREHATVLYKSLKKAEEMIEDGCLDANQIKQVLKDEITTYQEARLDYIEVVDFDTLEDVKTIQGKTLLALAVKIGKVRLIDNLIVEV
- a CDS encoding rubredoxin, with protein sequence MKKWRCTVCEYVYDPKQGEEGVAEPGTPFEKLPDDYECPECGVGKELFEEIDE